One genomic segment of Spirochaetota bacterium includes these proteins:
- the accB gene encoding acetyl-CoA carboxylase biotin carboxyl carrier protein has protein sequence MAKKADIFGMGTDTVKDYADFFSKNDVTELHLELNGLTLTMKRNVGQTVQTVVHTPVTAAPAAAPAAIREEVKPAAPVDDDSKYQKIASPIVGTFYAASSPDTPPYVKVGDVVNENTVVCIVEAMKMMNELKAGVKGRIHKILMTNGQPVAQNQTLFLVDKA, from the coding sequence ATGGCAAAAAAAGCTGATATCTTCGGAATGGGTACCGATACCGTCAAGGATTATGCGGACTTTTTCTCGAAGAACGATGTGACCGAGCTCCATCTTGAGCTCAACGGACTTACCCTTACGATGAAGCGCAATGTCGGCCAGACGGTGCAGACGGTCGTGCATACGCCGGTGACGGCGGCGCCCGCGGCAGCCCCGGCGGCGATACGCGAAGAGGTAAAGCCGGCGGCCCCTGTGGACGATGACAGCAAATATCAGAAGATCGCCTCGCCCATAGTCGGGACCTTCTATGCGGCATCATCGCCCGATACACCGCCCTACGTGAAGGTAGGAGATGTTGTCAATGAGAATACCGTCGTGTGCATCGTCGAAGCGATGAAGATGATGAACGAGCTGAAGGCCGGCGTCAAAGGACGCATACACAAGATATTGATGACGAACGGACAGCCGGTGGCGCAGAACCAGACATTGTTCCTGGTGGATAAGGCTTAA